The genomic interval ATTTGGATATTATAAGTTAAACGAAAAATGTTCAATTTTGAAAGTTAAAAGATAAGGTCAAAAGTTTAAGGGTTTCGTCTTtcacatataatttttaaagaaacatttatattaataataaaattcatattttattatttatctcgataataaaattatgaatgtgtttctttacattatataataatgaaattttatgCGTGCAAATAGTgaagaatgaaaaatataaattattatatatattattcaaataggaatatatactatataaaaaaaaaattttataataatgtaaaatttaaataaatataaaatgattcAGAAAGATTGATAGAactaataattaatatgttaaagtaattttaatttaataaaaaaattgtgaaaTTGTTTATTAGTGTAGATTACATTTGGTATTGcactttttttgtataataaagGATTAAATTTAAGAATATGTATCAAAATGTTCATAATACCTCTTAATCATTTGATGGATATAATctgaacagaaaaaaaaagagaaaaggaaaaacatattaactatacaaaaaaattagcattcgttaattttaatgtacagttaagtttttatatatttgatgataaaaataattcagaaataattaagtacatataaattaactgaaatattacatatttaaaatgtttaataatttttttataatgaaaaaaaaataatttggaACATATGCTTATGCTCGAGAAATAATAaccttaaaataaaatgtatttatcagtctcataattttcattataatatgtacacTATTgctacaaaataaataaaaaatatgtattaaaattacGCTTGTTCGTTTAAAAAGCTATTATGATATGActaaatgaataatttataataaaggaaaaagttttattaataagaaaatgttattataccatcatttatatcattaattaataaagtaatataatgCTTCTTGTTCAATTTAACATGAATAAATAGTATGTATAATactttgttatatatttcctGAGGTTTTTTTTCACGTGCGTTAGACATCTTAGAGTTctaaaagaaacaaaaaaaaaaaaaagaccaATTCGTTTTTGAGATAACtttaatttaaagaaatactgtaatgaggaaaaatacaaaaaaaaaaaaaatggagaaagaaaaaatataatgattttatattttgaaattttaatgtataatttGTTACTGTTAACATTTACCTTCTTCtgttatcatttatatatcaaTTACATAGAACACACTATTGGAAATTATGTCCTGGTTGTGTGGTTGttatattgtaaaaacactcctttttattttaattttattttaaaaagtcaAGTTAAgatttgctattttttttacataaataatatatatgaactactaataaaaaaattattttgtttgttgtaaaaattttcctGTAACCACTTACCTTTTTAAGTAACATGAACCATATAATGTTTTAtgaacttattttttaattacgttaaattagaaaatataaaaattttaatatatataaatatttaacgGAATATTATAggctattttattttataaaagttatTCACTACGAAGTTCGGTTCTCCAAATAATGGAACATATGCccaaatgaaattatttgtCACCTGAGAAAAGCtctcataaaaaaaattatatctatatgaataaaaagacggatatataaaaaaaatttataacacattataaaaatctttttatatatataatatgtaaaatttgtACATGAcataacgaaaaaaaaaaaagaaaaatttatatagttatatttaacaaaataaactaTGAAGTTTTTATTGATTTAGAGAGCAAATATTtaaagtataaataaattaaaaattgaacCTATGTAAATActcatatttaataatataatataaatttattttattatgttcgttacataataaaagtaGACTTAATCTGTTATGTTCTTTTACCGGAACCCTTATACgtgtgaaatttttttttttttattattccacGTGAACAGTGAAACGTATTAAggaatatggaaaaaaaaaaaaatttctttaattaattcatctttatgtaaaatttttttttttaaaataatttctataattaatgtgtaattaataatatagaaatgTTTATCCTATGTGTTTACAACGCATAGTGGATGGGGgaaacaaaacaaattatatagtataattatatattattcaaaatttacagattttgtttaaataaaaaatttatatgaagtATTAGGaggaatatataacaaataaaaaattcaataGAATAAAATGTCTAAAGTTAACCTTGGTAAGTTAActaaaataaggaaaaaacaaatacttTCCAAATATATGAGGAGAaaatgatacatatataaaaaggaatagtTTTAAAAAGCACATATATTGtaatcattatatataattatttatataaaaatttagtaaataaatgataaagtATGTTagggaaaatataaaataatattaatattatatgtttagaTAAATAGTTggaaagaaaattaaaacaatttatatattacagaAATATTAgataattatacatacataaatgtaaattcAAGCTGTTAAATATTAACAGTTTTAAggttatttaaattataatgtatTACCTTTAAAgatttctaaaaataaatttttataatatttatttatccaTTAAAGCCTTTTTATGACATTCATATGCTGCACAACGTTTAAGCGTTCTATGGCATTTGAAATATCTTGTCAAAACAAATATCACTGATGCAATAATTGATGCAAATGAGAACAAAACGTATGGTGAAGCATACGCAATGGGACTAATTAAAATAGATCCCAAAGTGGTGGTCCAAATTGGGGATGTAGCCTTAAGCAAACCCTTATTATAAGGAATTCCCATAATTGTTCccatttgtttattattttttgacaTTGCACTTATTAATGCAGATTCATagtttgcatttttttttcttaagtACTTAACTATCTTTGATGAaccttctttttcttttggtGTATATAGCacaatttcattattttttgatgGTACTCTTCCACGTCTTTTATCATAAgaatcattatatttttgtgcaTAAATTGGTGTTACTTCATTTCTTTCTTCTTCTATTTCTTCGtcattatcataatatttatatgtttcatTATGGTGTTTTCTAGAAGTTCCATGATCATTTGAATTATTGGACGTAATTACATAATAAGTATTACCTCTTGAAGTATTAGGCATAATGCCactgtttattttattcaatattttattaaaatctCTCTGAAATGTTTCATCTTGCATGTTTGAATTATATTGTTCTTCAAAATGGTTATCATATGGACCTGCTAAATTCACTAAATTTTGattgaaatttttataattttttgaagcTCTTTCATTTCCCTGTAATAATCTGCTAAATCTGACACTtcgatttttatttttgggGAAAATTTCCTTACCCAATGATTTATCAAAGACAGTTGACTAAGAATTaagacaaatatataaatttaaaaataaaaatgatttatttttcaatatattaaaaaatatatagtttgtaatctgaagaaataaaataacataaaaacatagaaatttttatgcaaaaaaaaaaaacaattaactCACGTCATTAGAGCTCTGAgatgttaatattaaaacggtaattatagaaattttaataaagaaaGAGAATTTATTTGACTTTTCTTTCATtggtaatatttttgttttataaattttctttaataatatattacaaattatataatgtataattgTTAGGTATATAcgattttgtatataattatctaTTAGTTGTTTTAGCGTAAATTTTGTTCAtagttttacatttttttaaaattttaaatactctttttattctatataaataaaacgaaTTAAAACCTAactataaatgtatattgaAAGTgtgaaattgaaaaaagctacatactatatatatatatatatatatatatattctgttaattattttatatataaaaatatttaaaaagatgctactaatataattaaaaataaaaataaaattcatgaaattttaaatatcaaAAACACAGAATAAGTCTCTATGCAAAAAAGTTGCAACTAAAATAACCtatctcaaaaaaaaagagaaaaaataatttgttctcataaaacataataacaGAAGAAATTGCAGCTGATTTGgttaaaattatgaattaaattaaaataaaaaaaacttgtaacataataaaaataaattatattgaatatatatttattattataaaactcAATAATACTAACGTTAAAACGAACGATAATTCTTTTAGAAGTTAAATCTTGTCTCAAGGATATACAAATGGctattgatatattttgttctaaCCAAGGTATTGAATAAAcaagtataaaatatgaaaaaaaaaattagaaactTCATGTGCAAGgaaagattaaaaaataaagtatacatataataaaactataaaacaatcaatatttattaagcattaaatttaaattataaattttttatttgttattatatttatttggtGGTTTAttgcatttatattttttataaataatttaaaaaaacattataacaTATCATTGTATTGGGCCaagcatatacatgtaaataaaatagttcatttgttcataaaatattataagaaaaaatattaaaacatatagCAATTGGCgtgttaaattattatattatgcatCTTTGGTTATTCTggaagaagaaaatgtaaatactgaatataaatataaaaaaaagataaagaaaataaagattgaatagtaataattataataaaactaGGCGCAAAGTTAAAAGCTATACTCATTGATAAAAggttaaattataattggtattcttcataaaataaaataaaaaaaattaattaaaaaattaaaaatgtatatttatgataaaattaattacaatAACTGTGTTGTTATACAAgaagcataatttttttttttaaagaattccaaatttctgtttttttattattactaacgtaatatcataatatattaaacataaaCGTTTCtgacatattatataatggaAATACTGTAGTAAAAAATGATAGAAAAGTTTACGTTAGGGTTCTATTACTACATAgtgccatatatatatattgtgttttttttgttattgctgtgctatattttttctaatggAATAATGCAGAAGGCTAAATAACATAAGCTGCTATACGCAATAAGCAAAATattctaataaattttttttttttaaattatatatatataaataaaatattatattttcataaggttatttgtattttttttcttttttattgctTTAACCAAGTAGCTTTTGAAAGAGGAAACATCTTTTCTAGTTTTGTTATTGCTTCCACATTGAAATGTTAGTACTTAAATAATCcacacacaaatatatattatacattttgaaagagaaaatttattaagaaatgtatatttttatttcatttcccCGGCTAAATATGACAATAACAGtttaatattcttaatatattacaaataacaATTAGAATTCCCTCTTTGGAATTGTTACACTGAAAtttgataattttatgttattcctttttttcttttcattatttcacttcaattttttttttttgcaacaATTACATTcctataataaaaaagaaaaatgtttaattaaatattttatttttcattagcAAACAGTGCATACATGaagtttttaatataaaaattcttcttaagatttttttttttataataaatatataaatttgaaaaaatcacttatttaaaatgtgATGACTttctgaaaaaatatataaaaatatatttttaatgagaCATTCCTTCTTTTTGTTAGTATAGCATCGTTGCTTATTATccattaattataaaaggcagcaattttaacaaaggattatttttattctatctatataaaagttatttaattatgagtataatttataatatttcagctcttttatttcaaaaataatagtgcatagttttataatattaatttaagatttaataagtacataatatatattgtaatagaaaaaaaaaaaaattattttttaattataaaaatgttccaaatttttatgttaaataaataattatgttttttcgtttaaatttgattttaatttcatgtgtataaattttaatatcgACTGCTTCTTTTAggagataaagaaaaaatatgaaaaaaagtattgttaatttttaaaaacatatttagggaattaataaaaaaaatatatgaaattacaattgttaataaataattggTAAAATAATTGTAGTTAAGGTTATGAATAATACTGTTTACTATTTGTggaatttaaaagaatattaaaaattaaatgttttattatattgttattactttcatttttaaataaaaaatttgaagtatatttattacatatatatgtagcaTATAGTCAAAcgcttttttaattaatagtGTTTGTCCAACTCTTATTCGTATTTCttgaaaaaacattattaattatattattaacccTTGCAAATTCCCTAATTAttgctatttttatatagaaaaaaattatttcttttaaaaaaaaaaaatctcaAATGTCTGACATTAGCAGTAAAATTAGTAACGAATGTAGGCGTAAAGCATCATATGTTACTGATtgtatcattatttttgagAAATACAACCATagaaggaaaataaatatattaaacttctttattaaaaatgttctattttttattttaattgagATAATGCATTTtgtcaatatatatttaatatgtaaataaaatttatgcatttttgtaatgtttttttatgttttttaaaatatgtttttattcttgttggaacaaatatacatacagaTATACGTAGATGTTTTATTCAAAGTTTTTAAAAGAGCTAGttattgtaattttaatattgtgactaatttatttctaataactatatataaatgttaaaaCCATTTTGTTACGAAAAATGTCTTATTAAGAAACTGCCTTCATTTATTCAAATTTTGTATACATTAAAGTGATGATGTATAACTTTAGATTAAACTAGTTaaattgaaatattaaatagttTTGAATTCAATATCTTACTGTTATAagttaaatacaaaattttagtTAATTACTACATATTATAGAAGTGTAAAATAAGCGATTagtttattcaaaaaattcatataaaagtgtttagaaaaaaagttcttaaaaaaatatactctcttttcatatatataagaaaagtCGAATTGTTGACTTAAAGTTAATTAGGTGACGAGATATGCGAACggattttatcatttttgacATATTCTGGAAAAAATTCGTTGTAAACACTGGTAATGTTTGTTAATTCGTGTATTCTTCTATTTGTCTATCTGTCTATCCGTCTATCTGTCTGTCTGTCtgtctatctatctatctatatatgtatacatatataactaaCACTTCTGAAAGCTAGCTTaatcatttattataataaaaaacattttgatatttttatgttttagtgtaaatattttcaacCAAATGATTCAGagtaaaaaattagtataaGTTATGCTGGTAAACTGAACTACCTAATTTTAACGGTGGAAATATAACCTAAAAAAGGgcttaattttatatttttcaaagaTGCTAAAAAGTTGTTTTGTATTGCTTCATATATGATATCATTCTTGAAAGTATTTTCCGACAGAACATATGCTCTGTAGAGTGGAAATGTTCATTAGGTTTAGGATTTAGATATAGGttcatacgtatatatatattttatgtacatacgtatattatACTGTTTAATGCTTAGCTGGGAAGTGAAGAAAACATCTattacatgcacatatatagcTTATAAGTAACCTTCAAAGAGATTAGTATGATCAGTTCATAATATTcagaatttttatattctaaatcttttaaaaaatatgtcgGAGACAGAGTTTGAcagaaatattttcttaaaaaaattaccagGAGTTATAAGTCTAtctttaaaagaaatagcaatgatagaataaaatttgaatgcatgttaaataatttttaagctgtaaaattatattctgTAACATCGAAAAAAgagtaaataaatttttaatggtTGAATAATATTGAAAAGACATTgatgtaattataaaaatggcaTAAAAATGTCATCTAATTAATATGACATTCAAAGGTATAGTATTCCCCAAATATCATACGATTAAGAGggaagaattaaataatttctaCAAAAGTTTATGTTATGGTAGAAAAGAATATGGAGATGAAATTCTATTTAAGCAAATGGTCAGAAAGATGTAATTAcgataagaataaatatgaagCTCTTATTTAGTAACGCAAAACTTTTATCTGATGgttgttataaatatataatggcACCTTTACATTTCAAATAAGcatgtattaaaaatgtatggttaattaatttttgagATTTATAGTTACTACAAATAATCTTCTAAAATTATGATTAACAAATTTAATTGAAAATGTTATGacatatttttgaatttagAAAAGTTTTTAGTTGTACGGTATTCCCATTTAATGGATATACCTTCCTTTGGACATAGATAATCATAGTGtaacatatgtacgtataaaaATTGAGATTGTAAATATAGTCTATAATCTTTTTAAActgaacaatttttttttattgtttttgtaGTACTGctggttttttttttttttttttttaattgatcTTTAGTTTATTCATGTGCAAgatgatatataaataagtcTCTTTATCATATGTGTACTCCtcaataattaaaatgtgttcacttaaacaaaaacattattattctaaggatatatattttatatgtattttacaGATGCttgattttttctttcttttcttttttagcAGAAAGCTTACCATGGATAGCTGTCAAATACATTAAACAGGAAAGAGcaaataacttttttaaaaataatgagtatatatatttatacatttaagggggaaattattaagaaatcccttacattttatatagtaattttgggtattataaaaaaataaaataaaaagttaaatgaTACTAAATTCATTAAGAGTTAAACttgcataataataatatatggcTAAATATTGTACAAGTATGACAGAAAAGACGAAAtgaaatatgtacatgtactttccttataaatattataataaaataaaatgataaaacaaCCTACTTCAATGGTGTGAATACATAAGTACATTGTACAAGCCTAACTGGAAAAAAGGTATATTATAGTGGTAGTTTGCAATTGAAATTAGTATGTCAACGCTAAAAATTCGTAaacatggaaaaaaaataattttaaacaagaaattatgtattttataatttgttaaaattaagaattataaatttaatagaagaaaattacatcaatttttatttggaaAAAGTTAAGCATGATTCAAATGTATGATAAGATATGTTTGTTCTTACAATAGTAGAAATTagtgaataatatataattttcgtTTTAgcgaaaatataaaataaaataatatatttcatttaaaaaaaggaaagaaataCAAGATTAGGAATTAGAATATCAATAAGGATAAACAcaacaaaataacaataataaaaacaataaaaataagcgTAGTAAAAACTGTAACTATGAGAATAactataagaataaaaactAAAGAGTAGTTTAAATGTTCTTAGTACAATACGatgtaaaaattacaatttattttttgaagaaaaatacaattttcaAGGAAATCAATTATGCTTCTAGGATTTGATtaaagcaaaagaaaaacCAGCTTTTTGACCAgacaaaaaatacatatatacataataattgaAGTAGAAAAGAGACATACTGATAAAAATGGAATTAtcttatgaaaattataaaaaaattaataatttaatgaattagtaaaaatataattggtttatttatataaagaacaaaaataaataacaaattaaaactaactttatttttttaaattaaaaaattaaaaggaatttaatttaaataacaaatacatatacatgaatttggagtatatataattctttttttcactcttatatttttgtagaattttaaatatatgcttattattttatcttatttaataattttaaatgatagGGCACTTAATATTCTTGTATTCTAAAAAAagtgttataatatttatttcggCTTTGTGAAgcatcatatatttaattgaaatataattaatgatGATGTAATAACTAATGGAGAAGCCATAAAAGTATGATTTTTTGCTGTAGATATTAATGTAAGAAAAACGCTTATGATTAATGGAGAAGAATATTTGTGtcttttaataaaacttATTAATACACTATATAtgcttcttcttttattCGTATAATTCTTACACATATTGGAGAGTTTCATGATATGAGGCATTTTTAACTCagttttttttccatattttttgaaaatttagaaaattttaaagtataggatttttttttttttttttattatctttatcTTCTACCTGAtgatttcattttgtttttattatgattCATGCTAATATAACATGTGTAacatgttttaatatatcaacTGTTAATTTCAAATAATCACCAGAATCAAATAAGTAaagttcttttttaattatatcatcATGCTTTATCTTTTTAGGACTATTTATAAAGTTTTTAGTCCTGAAGGTATAAGATTCTTGTCTacgttttttataaaaatttatcatatatttttttttcttaaattatcataatattttgtgCTATGAAAACTATGTGAATTTTGTTGTCTTAAAATGCTATTTTActgtgtgtatgtatttgaTCCTCCTCAGAATTATCAATATTCTCGTTTGATAGATCCATATAATGTTCATTTAATGGTCCACATCTTTactttgttaataattttgtttctcTTTTCAAAAATTCACTAGGTcttacattatttatactgCTATTTGTATTGTTGTATTTAACACTTGACTTTCAAGTATTAGTTGCTTAAATGTTTTGATAAatacttcatatatattacttaaaacattttattgtataatataaaatacttctatatttttaaaataatatatttttttaaatgaatacataaagcaaaataacaaagaagtacgtaaaaaaaaaaaaagattctCCAAtgtaattgtttttattagcATGCTTTATTGGAAAATTGTTATGTTATAACTAAAAGGATAAATTTcagaatattaataaagaagATGAACGTGTTCGTTTTTTCTATAATGGGttaatttcaaaattttgctaaaatttttggaatatagatatatacttgtaggcatatatatacatgtatagaGAGCATAtagttataaataatattaaaagatatttgaaaaactctaatttttgtatataatatattattttaaaaaaattttaatatgttttccccttttataagttatatataagtacaatAAGGCTTTATACTATGACGtacaagaagaaaaaaaaagatgaataaATAGTAGATTactgtatacataaatattactcAAAAGAATGTATTAatgattaatatattttaaataatttcaataCGGGTATACCCTTAATAAGTACTGAAAATGTCGAATTATATAATGtgttaatgaaaattatcaTGGATTATAATTAGcttcaaaatattaaaatttgatatatttatacatgtagAAAGGAGGAATAAAatttagataaaaaatatacacattactatttattatacttaattatatatgaattaaatttaaaagaaatttccAAAATTCTCAAAGTGCATTTTTATAAGTTAAAGATTCGAATAATAAtagataattttattaaaataatattttattataattccttattttatctgatttaatttttcttttctttcatttttgtcttttttttttattcatatttatatcttctattattatatttataataatcaataatatatatatatacataatgcaTTGATGAAATATTGTATTAATAGAGATATATTgagtaataaaattatagtaataaaatgCGCAACAGTATACACTAGTAAAATGTTTTCATAtaatcttttatatataaatctgTAGAAATTAattgtataaaaattttttttaccaatTATCTACTAATTATCCtattataatgttttttaataatatttctgataaaaattattgataTAGGAGCActattttacataatatttataaatttataatattttatatagttttcattttatgtataattttatattatgtggTTAATAAAAACtgaatttacaaaatataattatttaatgtgTCCATAGTTTTActtttatgttataaaaaatatatgatatttatacaatttataaaagtttaataatttcttttgttaattctttttatggAATAcgttttttcatattaatgAAGCAATTCCAATAATATAGTTCtgaaaagaatattaaaacCAAAAAAGTTGAACTCATATGTATACTTGGTTTcatgaatttttaaataatacacaaatagcatgatatataataagaagtaaaacaaataaataaaacatctcccttttaaaatatatattttcgttTGCAACATTTActcttatatatgtatgtataatttttttttttgttaatattgaatgtaaaaatattttatgaaattatttttcttttcataaataatgcatatatataaatagagTAGATTTTGTTTTAGGTTCAAATTACTAGTAGGAAATAATCTTAATCTATGAAAACaatcttatatttttgtagGTATTCTATGTAGCACATCATTACATTTGAGTGTAATAGTTCCGTACACATAAATGAAAGAACAGTttagatttttatttttattattgtacttaagtaattttttttctttttaattctgTTTTATAAGGataacttaaatatatatgaattaatataacgaaaacaaaatattatgcGCATTTATATTCTGCAAAGAACTGATAATAGCATTATTGAACTGCGGTTATTCTGacattcattaaatatatataagaaattaccatatcatgtttttttattctttttatttatgtaatttaaaaaaaaaaaaaaaaatatatatatatatataattgaaaagaaaaagaagaaattaaatagaatagttttaaaacattatatttacgaataatgaaataaattatacttaaaaattataactaaaacaattataatacaaaaggaaaagaaatttattcaccttttaaaaaaatattttacgaTAGATAAGGCAGAATATAGAGATTtgatgttttaaatatattatgaccAATTAAAGGATGAATATGctgtaattattataatgtaatGAGTTGTAGAACTTATTTCTTAATTcgtttattatta from Plasmodium brasilianum strain Bolivian I chromosome 2, whole genome shotgun sequence carries:
- a CDS encoding hypothetical protein (Plasmodium exported protein), with protein sequence MKEKSNKFSFFIKISIITVLILTSQSSNDSTVFDKSLGKEIFPKNKNRSVRFSRLLQGNERASKNYKNFNQNLVNLAGPYDNHFEEQYNSNMQDETFQRDFNKILNKINSGIMPNTSRGNTYYVITSNNSNDHGTSRKHHNETYKYYDNDEEIEEERNEVTPIYAQKYNDSYDKRRGRVPSKNNEIVLYTPKEKEGSSKIVKYLRKKNANYESALISAMSKNNKQMGTIMGIPYNKGLLKATSPIWTTTLGSILISPIAYASPYVLFSFASIIASVIFVLTRYFKCHRTLKRCAAYECHKKALMDK